The proteins below are encoded in one region of Cyclopterus lumpus isolate fCycLum1 chromosome 8, fCycLum1.pri, whole genome shotgun sequence:
- the kctd13 gene encoding BTB/POZ domain-containing adapter for CUL3-mediated RhoA degradation protein 1, translating to MSAEASVGSHAADSAQSAVSQPAFHNTDEFRNRGLLGSKYVKLNVGGSLHYTTVQTLSKEDSLLRSICNGATEVSIDSEGWVILDRCGQHFGLVLNFLRDGSVPLPEDHKELDEVLKEAQYYQVQGLVQHCLSALQKQKDVFETVCRIPMITSAKEEQKMIATCRKPVVKLQNNRGNNKYSYTSNSDDNLLKNIELFDKLVLRFNGRVLFVKDVLGDEICCWSFYGEGRKIAEVCCTSIVYATEKKQTKVEFPEARIFEETLNILIYENGRGSGPGGLHLLDSRGSGSSLGGDEEGATGGERRVRRIHVRRHIMHDERGPGQQTVYKD from the exons ATGTCTGCTGAGGCTTCAGTAGGCAGTCATGCTGCTGACTCTGCCCAGTCTGCTGTTTCCCAGCCTGCCTTCCACAACACGGATGAGTTTAGAAATCGAGGTCTTCTGGGGAGCAAGtatgtcaaattaaatgtgGGTGGCTCACTACATTATACCACTGTTCAGACATTAAGCAAGGAAGACAGTCTGTTGCGGAGCATATGCAATGGAGCTACAGAGGTTTCCATAGACTCAGAAG GTTGGGTAATTTTAGACAGGTGTGGCCAACATTTTGGACTTGTTTTGAACTTCCTCCGAGATGGCTCAGTACCACTTCCAGAGGACCACAAAGAACTAGATGAGGTTCTGAAGGAGGCCCAGTACTATCAGGTGCAGGGACTAGTCCAGCACTGCCTCAGTGCACTCCAG AAACAAAAGGATGTCTTTGAAACTGTGTGTCGTATCCCCATGATCACCTCAGCCAAAGAAGAACAGAAGATGATTGCTACTTGTAGAAAG CCGGTAGTAAAATTGCAGAACAACAGAGGAAACAACAAATACTCTTACACCAG CAACTCTGATGATAACCTGCTGAAGAACATTGAACTGTTTGACAAACTCGTGCTACGATTTAATGGCCGCGTCCTGTTTGTCAAAGATGTGCTTGGGGATGAGATCTGCTGTTGGTCTTTCTATGGTGAAGGCCGCAAGATTGCTGAAGTATGCTGCACTTCCATTGTCTATGCCACAGAGAAGAAGCAGACCAAA GTTGAGTTTCCTGAGGCTCGAATCTTTGAAGAGACCCTTAATATCCTCATCTATGAGAATGGGAGAGGATCTGGTCCAGGAGGCTTACACCTTTTAGATTCGAGAGGCTCAGGTTCGTCACtgggaggtgatgaagagggtGCTACGGGAGGCGAAAGGCGAGTAAGACGGATCCACGTAAGGAGGCATATAATGCATGATGAAAGAGGGCCTGGTCAGCAAACTGTGTATAAGGACTAA